The window CATAATTTAAAATACTTTTTGTACACAACCTATTTACCACCTAACCCTTAATCGCATTAATATGAAACTATCTCAAAGTAATCTTAAGCTGTAATCCAGAGCGAATCCTGATTTTAACTTATTCAGCACAGCTATAAAGTAGCCTTTATAAATGGTATGTTGTTTTTTTCGTACGACAACATGGTCACATTTTATATCCCTTTTTAACTATTATCCCAATCATGAAAAAATCGATCTTTATCACTACCCTGCTTCTTTTTGTTGCAGCATTTGTACATGCACAATGGACTAATACTACTCCTAATATCAGCAACACCAATACGGGGAGTGTCACTATCGGGTCGGCAACTCCATATACTATTAACGCGTCGGCTGCGCTGTTTCCCTCGGCAACACCAAAATTGGAGGTAATTACCGGTATAGGAGGAACTACACCGTTTGCCGACTTGATAACTATCCGCCGTCCGGGCGCTACACCGGATGTTGTTTCACGCCAGTTGGGCATGATATTTAAACTATCGAGCGAAAGCGCAACAGGCGAATCGGATAAAATGGGAGGCCTGCTTTTCGAAAGCGCCAATGCCTATGCAAATTCCCCTACCATGAGCTTGGTTACAGCCAATGTCCGTCGTTTAACTATTGATCAAAATGGTAAAATAGGCATAGGTACAACTACCCCTTCATACCCATTTCAATTATTTAACACTACAGCACGAAGCACCAATACCGGGTCATCGGCTGAGTTTGGTTTCGATTCGTTCACAAGTTCCACATTTCAAGGGTCAAGGCTGTATTTTGGACGCTCTCGCGGTACATCAACCGCTCCCCTGGCGGTGCAAAGCGGAGATTATATTGGTTTTCTTGATTTTTATGGCCACGATGGCACCGCAGTGCAGCGGTCGGGCCAGCTTACTCTTCAGGTTGATGGAACTCCATCAAATGGAATTGTTCCCGGGGCATTTACATTCAACACTGCCGGCGCTGATGGTGTAAATTCGGAACGGATGCGGATCAGTTCGGCCGGGAACGTGGGAGTCGCTGCTATAGCCCCAATTTCTACCTTCCAGGTCAACAGTAGCGTCTACAAGTTTTCGGTCGGCAGGGCACCAGGTCCCGATTTAAATTATGGCACGTCTTATATTGGCTTTAATGCAGCGCGTATAGGGATAGCCAACTCTGCTAATTGGACAGTTGAGGGTGACGGATATCATAATGGCGGCGGTGTAATTTACACAGATGTATTTGGAACAGTTTCCATTGCCCCTGTTGCATCAAACGGAACAGGTACGCAAACACTTGCTGACGCTGATATTAAAAGCAGAATAGCGTTCAGAGTTAGCGGCACAGGCAATGTGGGCATAGGAACCACTGACAACTCAACCTGGAATCTTTCAGGTTCGACTTATAAACTGGCAGTTGGCGGCAGCATGATTGCCACCGCAGTAACAGTAAAGCTTGTTGCCAACTGGCCCGATTACGTTTTCAAAAAAGACTACACACTCCCTTCCTTAACAGATGTAAAAACCTACATCGATCAAAACCAGCACCTACCCGAAGTACCATCGGCACAGCAAATGGAGAAAGATGGTATTAATCTGGGCGAGATGAATAAGCTACTGCTTAAAAAAGTGGAGGAATTGACTTTGTATTTGATTGAGAAGGATAAGCAAGACATAGAAAAAAGCAAGCTGCTGCAATCGCTTCAGGCTCGCGTAAGTGAGTTAGAAAAAACCAAATCGAAATAAATAACCCCTAAACAATTAAAATGAAAAAAAACTTATTATCACTCGCAGTAATGCTTTTGGGCTGCCATTTTTCTTATGCCCAATGGGCAACAGTTGGCACTGTAACCACCACTACCAACACCGTTGGCATTGGCACAACCACCCCGGCTTACCCATTTCACTTATACAATACTACAGCACGAAGCACCAATAGCGGATCTTATTCCGACTTTGGTTTTGAGTCATACAATAACACCAACTGGCAGGGATCACGTTTATATTTCGGACGAGCTCACGGAACGGCAACCACCCCTCTTGCAGTACAAAATGGCGATAACATTGGCTGGTTCGATTTTTATGGACATGATGGCACCACCTTTCAGCGTTCGGGCCAGTTTGTTCTTAAAGCCGACGGGACTCCATCAAGCGGCATAGTACCTGGAGCATTCTTGTTTAATTTGGCTGGAGCAGATGGTGTTAATACAGAGCGGATGCGGATTACTTCGGCCGGGAATGTGGGTATTGCTACCTCAGCCCCGATTTCTACATTCCAAATCAACAACGGCACTTTCAAGTTTTCTGTAGGAAGGTGCCCCGGGGTCGATATGAATTACGGTACATCTTATATTGGCTTTAACGCGGCGCGTATTGGGAGCGGTACCTCTGCAAACTGGACAATCGACGGTGATGGTTACAATAATGGCGGAGGTGTAATTTATACAGATGTTTTAGGAAATATCTATTTAGCCCCTATACCAACCGCCGGAACAGCTACTCGTACACTAACCGATGTTAATATCAAAAGCAGCATTACCTTTCGCGTTGCTGCCAACGGCACAACCTACGCAAAGGCAATAACGGTAACAACTACAGGCTGGCCCGATTACGTTTTCAAAAAAGACTACACGCTACCTTCATTAACCGATGTAAAAACCTATATCGACCAAAACCAGCACCTGCCCGAAATCCCATCGGCACAGCAAGTTGAGAAAGATGGCATTAACCTGGGCGAGATGAATAAGCTGCTGCTTAAAAAAGTGGAGGAGTTGACTTTGTATTTGATTGAGAAGGATAAGGAGGAAAAAGAGCAGGAACAAAGATTGAACAAACAAGAGGCCAGGATTAAGAAACTGGAGCAGGCCCTGGTGCATTAAATCGAAACTCGTTTTCTTTTTATTAAGTAGGGAAATAAATCAAAAGGAATATTGCCTTATTAAAGGCTTAATCAGATTTTAATGAAAAATTATTATTTAAAAATTAACGTTGCCATTATTCTTATTGCCTGTTCAGGCTCTGTTAATCTAATGGCGCAAACCTCGGCTGAAGCAAATGAATATAATAAAGTATCCATCGCGTCGCCCACGGCCGGCTCTCTTGCTAAATTTGTGGATATTCCCGTGAGCCTACATACAGGGATACCGGATATCAATATTCCTTTGTATACGCTACAGCAGGGGGCTTTATCGCTGCCTATAAGCATGAGCTATCACGCATCGGGCTTAAAAACAGTTGAACCTGCAGGTTGGGTGGGGGCCGGCTGGGCACTCAACGCAGGGGGAGTAATCACGCGTTCGGTAAGGGGAACGCCTGATGAGAAAGCGACAGTGAATGGCTTTCAGCATACCGGTTTTTTCAGCGATCACGGATACACTAGTCATCTGCTGGAAACAGGTTATCCGCTGAATGACCCGAATGATCCATATCCTGCCGATACTCGGCCCGATAGCGGTTACCGGGTTAACTATCAGCGTTTCGTATCTGGCGAGTTTGATTCAGAACCCGACTTGTTCTTTTTTAATTTCGGGGGCTATTCGGGGAAATTCTATTTTAATGATGATCGCACGCCCATGCTGTTGCCAGAACAGGATATTAAAATAGAATACAATTACACCGAGGGTTCCGCACTAAGCATCCAGGGCTTTACTTTGACTACGCCCGATGGCGTAAAATACTATTTTGGTGCAACTCCCTCTACAACGGATGTCGATCCAATTGAATATACCAAGGTGTTTACCTCACAGAACGGACTGGGCTGGGATAAAGTGATATCAAGCTGGTACCTCAACAAGATAGTATCTGCCGACGGCTATAATACCATTACGTTAAACTATCGCGCCGCCAACTACAGTTACTATACTATCTCTACCAACGTTGAGGGAAGTTTTGGCGCACGGGGGTACAAGCAAGTGCGGAACTATGTAAATGGCGTTGAGCTTGATAACATCATGTCAGCAAACGGTCAGGTCAATTTTATTCCGGCAACAACGGCAAGGCAAGATCTTTCCAGCTCCAATACCGACGGTATAGAAGCCGTAAACACCACCGCAAAAGCCTTGGCTCGAATCGATGTCCTTCAAAAAAATGGCCAAGCGTTGCTCAAAAGCTTTAATTTCTCTTACGATTATTTTGTGGATAACACCACGACCATCGCCTCCAACTTCAGCAACTTAACAACAGATAAAACGAGACTAAAGTTGCTGAGTATACAGGAAAAAAGCAGCAACGGAATTGCTAATCCGCCGTATAAGTTTGATTATTTTACGGAATTGGTACCCCGTAGGATGAGTTTTGCTCAAGATCATTGGGGTTTTATCAATGGCGTAACAACAAACGGCGATAACCTCATCGCTACTTTTTACAATACCAATAATACGCAGGCAACAGTGACCGGCGCCGACCGAGACCCCAAATGGCCGGCAATGCGTGGGGGCACTTTAAGTAAAATTACGTTCCCTACGGGCGGGTATAACATTTACGAGTATGAGCCTAACCAAGTTTATACAACTACAATTTCGGGAACGAACGGGACCAGGACTTCTGTGCAAAGCATAAGCGTTGGTTACGACGGCGGCCAAACTACCAAGACCAATTCCGTCATCCAGGCGATTGACTATCACCAGTATGCTTTCGATGTTTCAAATGGCAATTACGGCGGTGCCGGTCATCTTAATATTTATAATAGCAACAACGCATTGGTTGACCAGGTAAATCTGAATAATAATGAAACGAAAGAGCTTATCCGCAATTACACTCCTGGGAATTACAAGTTTGAAATCATTAAAGAGAATGCCTATGGTGGAAACGGTGTTCAGCTGAGTATTTACCAGTTAGCAGGCGCAGCAACTAGCGTAAATGCGATGGTGGGAGGGCTAAGAATTAAATCAATTACCCAGAGTAGTGGCAACGGTAGCCCCGATATGGTAACGAGCTATAACTACAATGATGGCCAGAGCAGCCTTTCTACCGGAGTTCTTTTTGGTAAACCCACTGTGGCGCAGGTATTGCGTAATGATATTGATAAAAACTATTTTCAGGTAGACGCCGTAACCCACCAAACAGATATTTATGCCGAAGGCTGTCCTGTTAGCCCCGGATCGACTTTACAGTACCTCACATCAGCCGGTAGTGTGCGCGCCATGAACTCCACTCAGGGTAGTCACATAGGCTATAAAAAAGTAACCGTTGCCCAAACGGGTAATGGCTACAGTGTTTCGATGTTTAATACCGATGGCGAAAATGACATCAGCCGCGATGATATTGTAAACCGCACCATAGTGACCACACCAAACACTTGTACAAGTGATATCCCCAATTATCCTGCGGCACCGGAACCTAATAGTTTTAATCGCGGCCAATTGCAATACAAGGCAGATTATAGTGAAAGTGGCACCTTGTTAGACGATGCTTCTTTCACTACTGTGTATCAGGATAACCCGATGACTACGCCAGCTTTTGTAATTGTTGGTAATCCTACAAGTAGTAATATCCCATCTTTTTTTACATGGTATGATCAAAAGACAGGCCGTAAAGTAAAAGAGACGGTGGTGAAAAACATTTACACAGTCAATGGTACGGTTACCAACCAGGAAGACTCATATTTTGATAGCCCGTATCATCACCAGCTAACCAAAAAAACTACTACTAATTCTGCTGGAGATGCCTTGGAAACGCGATATCGTTATGTGCCGGATTATAGGCTAAGCAATGTTGATGGCTTAAGCGATGGCCTTGCCAATTACCAGGCGCAATTAACTCCCGTTAATAGTACATTTAATTCAAGTATATCAAGTTGCAGCGGGAGCGTAGGATGCCAGCGTAGCGCATGGTATGACTATACTATCGGACTGGCACATAAGCGAGAGGATTTCAACAGCTACCGAATCGCTAATTTTACAGGTAGCGGTAATACTTACAGTGCACAGCTCCTCACCGCAGTAACCAATGTTGGTCCCGATCTGAAGCCATTGATAGCCATGCGCACGCAAAATAATTACCAGCCAGTGGAAACTACTAATCTTAAAAATGGCAACGTAATTAGTTCAACTCTTTATACTTATGATTACTTCCCAACGTCGCAAAACCAGATTTATCTTTCTAAAATAAGCAAAACCGATTTCTTTATTCCGCCAACCAGTTTTACCTATACAGGTACTGGAACAGATAATTATTCGCTGGTTAAAGATGCGTCGTACAATGAAAAGGCGACTTTTAATTATGCCTTTGGCAACACAGCCCAGGTCAATATTCAGGGCATTCCGTCAGCGGCCTATCAGTGGGGCTACAATGCCGCTTACCCCGTGGCTAAAGTAAATGCTTCTAAAGTCAATGATATCTTTTTTGATGGCTTCGAAGAAGCGGGAGGGAATAGTACTGTTTATAAAACCGGGCACTATAGCCACACCGGGGGATACAATAAAACGCTTAGCGGTTTAGATGCAGGTAATTACATGTTAACGTATTGGCTAAATACCTCCGGCAATAATTGGTCAATACAAAGTGTTCCTGTTACTGTTACAGGAACTTCTTATACAATTGCTATCCCCAGCGGGCAGATAGACGATGTACGTTTTTACCCACAAGGTTCACAGATGACTTCTTACACCTACGACCCTGAAATTGGAATGACGAGCAGTACCGATGGGAAAGGATTAGTTACGTATTACGAATATGATTCTTTTCAGCGGTTATTGAATATTAAAGATAAAGATCTGGCCATCGTTAGCAATTATAATTACAACTACGCGATACCTCCGGTTATAACCTATAGCAGCGCAGCGCAGTCCGGGAGTTTTACCCGTAATAATTGTGGCGCGGGTTATATTTCCAGCCCCGTTACTTTTACCGTTCAGGCCGGGGCTTATAGTTCTACGATATCACAGAGTGATGCAGATCAGCAAGCGCTGAATTACCTTAATGCCAATGGGCAGGCCTATGCCAATGTTAACGGAACGTGTATGCAGAGCTTTGCGGTTACGCTTAATAATTATACGAATACTGGCTACAAAGTGTATTTTTCAAACAGTTCAACCTCATTAACTTTTAGCTTCTCTGACTCCGGGAGTAGCACCATACAGGTTCCTGCGGGTACTTATTCTGTAGATGTATACCCAACTGGCGCATATGTTAATCACACCATTACATGCGGTTCGCAATCAGTAACGGCACCGCGAAATGTATTTTCAGGTGTGGTCATCGCCTCTGGTAGTAATTTATCCATAACCGTTAACTAACCTTAAATATTTTATCAAGATGACAATAACTCGATTGAAGAATGTTAATATGAATAAGATTTATAAAATATTTTTTGTTTTTTTGGGCTTGTTTCTTCGCCAGTCATTGGATGTTTGTTATGCCCAAGCCCCCAGTTATGTGAGTACCATGACAGGCACACCAGTTGCGGGTTCGTATTATAATAACAGCAACATTACTATAAACCCAACATTTAGTTTTACCGCGGGCACGGGCAGCAGCCTGAGTTTGTTTATTACTGCTCCTGATTGTGTCCCGATAAATGCAAACCCAAGTACCGCGCAAAACTATATTATAACATCGGTACCCCGCATCGGTGGTATTACCGACCCTTCCGGCCTGGTTAATCGTAGTACTTGCGATTTGATGCAGACCGTGCAATATTTTGATGGACTTGGCCGAAAGTTGCAGATTGTACAGGTAAAAGGATCGCCTGCTGATAAGGATTTCATACAACCGGTAATTTATGATCAATTTGGGCGCGAAGCCTTCAAGTACCTCCCGTACACGCTTACTACCGAAACAAGCGATGGCAGCTATAAGGCAAATGCGTTAACAGCGGGTTATGGTGTCTCAGCTTTTTACAATCCTGCAAACACAGCTGCCGCACAAACGCAGCTTGCCGGGGCAATTTCGCATATTAACAGCCCTTATGGCCAAACCATTTTTGAACCGTCGCCGCTAAACCGGGTAACAGAGCAAGGTGCTCCCGGCGATACCTGGCAGCCTAATTTAACCAATGCGGACCTGAGCCATACCGACCGTGTAGCTTACGCTACTAATGATAATACAGATATTGCCAATATAGCCACAACATTTAAGGCAATGTTGTATAAAGTAAATATTGGTACAGATGGTACCCGCACCCTTGTAAATGCCGGAGCCAGTGCCTATACTAACGGCCAGTTATATGTAACGATCAGTAAAGACGCAAACTGGCAGTCGGGCGATCTGCGGGCGGGGACGGTGCAAACGTTTAAGGATAAGATGGGCCATGTAGTATTAAAAAGGAGTTTTAATAAAAAGCCCGACAACAGCATCGAGATGCTATCTACTTATTATGTATATGATGATTATGGCAACCTGGCTTTTGTATTGCCCCCCGGCGCGTTGCCCGATGGCGGCACCATTAGTTCAACCACACTTGATTTTTGGTGTTACCAGTACCGTTATGATGAGCGGGGCAGGCTGGTAGAAAAAAAGCTGCCAGGTAAAGGAAAAGAATTTATAGTTTACAATACGCTTAACCAGGTTGTTATGACTCAGGATGCCAACCAGCGTGGCAACACCAACCAGACCGGCACAAATCCGCAATGGTCGGTCATTAAATACGATGCGCAGGGCCGGGTTGTAGTAACCGGGTTGTATACTGACGCTGGGAGTGCGGCCGGGACCGAAAACAGGACAGGTATACAGGCCGCCGTAACCAATAATGCCAACCTTTGGGAAAACCGGATAGCCGGGGGCAACGGTTACAATACATCGGCAGGTGTTTACCTTGCTTACCCAACAACCCTTAACACTACACTTGGCGTTAATTACTATGATAATTATACCATTCCATCGCTTCCCGGTGTTTTTGATAAGCATGCAGAGGCTGGTATGAGCACGATGACGACCGGCTTACCAACCGCCAGCCTGGTTAAAATACTCGACGGAACCACTGGCAATAATAACATGTTGTGGAATGTAAGTTATTACGATGACTTTGGCCGCAATATCCGCGGCTTTTCAGAACATTTTAAAGGTGGCCTGGTAAGTGTAAATAATTATGACGAAATTAAAAGCACGTATGATTTTACAAGTGCTGTACTTACCAATAGCCGTGTAAATTACATCAATAGTAGCAGCAATACAGCAACGCAGTCTGTAGCGGTAAATTTAGCATACGATTATGACCATTTGGGCAGAAAATTGCGTACCTGGCAAGGTATTAATGGTAACACTATTTTGCTTAACTCCTATGTTTATAATGAAATTGGCCAGGTATCTGAAAAAAACCTGCACTCGGCAGATAACGGAAAAACATTTGTACAAAGTGTTGATTACCGGTACAATAACCGGGGCTGGCTTAAAAGCATCAATAATGCTGCTTTAAACAATGCCGATCCACTGATTAATAACGACACCAACGATGCATTTGGCGAAGAGGTATCCTATGACGATTACGGCACCACTGCCTTAAAACAATACAATGGAAACATCAGCGCGGTAAGCTGGCAGGGCAAAAAACAGCCGTCGGGCCTGGCAGCGCAAATTGTGCAGGGGTATGAGTACAGTTACGATAAACTTAACCGGCTTACCCTGGCCAACTATACCACAACCGGGCTCACGGGCCGGTATAATGAGGCTATTACTTATGATGCCATGGGCAATATTAAGAAACTGAACCGTTACCGCGATAACAATGGCCTAACACCTATTGACCAGCTTACCTATCTATACGATAACGGCGATAACAGTAATAGGTTACTGTCGGTAACCGACATAAGCGGTAGCGATGAGGGGCAGCTAAACGGCACAGCGGGTTATACCTATGATAATAATGGAAATTTGCGGGTTGATAATAAAAAACAACTTACCTTTACTTATAATCATTTAAATTTACCATATACCGTAACGCCCGCTACAGGCAGCGCAATTACCTACATATATGATGCAACAGGGCGCAAATTACGCAAGGTAATAACAGGCGGCAACCGGGATTATATAAACGGTATAGAGTATGATGCTGCGGGCAGCCTGGTTTTTTTGGCCACTGAAGAAGGACGTGCGAGGCCGAATGCGAGTGGCTATTTTTATGAATACACACTGAAGGACCACCTGGGTAATACGCGGGTGCTTATAGGGCAGGACGGACAGGTAGCGCAGCAAACGGATTATTATGCCTTTGGGTTGGAAATGAACCGCGGGGGCGTGGTGGTTCCCAACCCGGATAATAAATATAAATATAACGGGAAGGAGTTGCAGGATGAATTGAGTATGAATCTTTACGATTATGGGGCACGCTTTTATGACCCCGCGATCGCAAGGTGGACAAACACGGATCCCTTGGCCGAAAAAAACAAGAGGTGGTCTGGCTATAACTATGCAGCGAACAACCCCGTTAGATTTATAGATCCGGATGGAATGGAGGATAAACCTGCTGTCGGAGCAGACGGTTTGACCGACGATCAATGGATTGAATCTTCAAATCCTTCATCTGATCCTAACTTATCAAGTGCATTTAAGGAAGTAAATAAAGAGGACGAACAAAAAAAAGAAAAAACTAATGCAACTACTTCAAGTAATCAATCAACAAGTAGTAATGGCGGTGGAATAATAATTAATGGTATAATTATTCCTATACCGGGAATGACTACCTTTATAGTAATTGTAGGACATTATGATTTAAGTAAAATTGTAATTGGCTTTCAAACTTCCGGTGCTGCTACTGGTGCATCGGTATTTGGTACTAGTGGTAATGGTTATATACAAAGTGCTATGTTTTTAGGCGGCCCATTTAAGGGATATTGGTATGATTACCTCGGAATTGAAGGCCAAATCATTGCTGAAACAGCGGCTGAAGGAAGCGTAGGGTTAGGAAGAAGCTATTTTATTGCATTTAATAATCCCAAATCTGCTCCAGAAACCGACACTCCCGATGGCTTCGCTGGAGCATATGTTGGAGGTGGGGCTATGGTGGGATGGAAGCCTTTATTAGGTGACGTAAATGTAACTGGTCAATATTCAAAATCAAAAGATGGAGCTTGGACCGTATTAAGTTTCGGTGCATCTGTAGCTATTGGTCCGTCAATCGGACTTCTATCAACTGGTAGTATAGGTGCCGAAGGCCATATGGGAACAACTAAACTAATTGGAGGCACACCAATACCAACTGGTAAAAGGTCCATTTTTGGAATAATGGCTAATTGGGCGTTACATTTATACATGGGCCTATAATTGTTAAAAAAATTAAATTTATTATTTACATATCTCAAAAGATGAACACCAAAACTAAAGGAATATTTTTCATTTTATTCTTTCTGATTGCCATCATTGTAATTTTCATTATTGTATTCAATCTGCAATCTAATAGGTCAGATCAAGTTGATAAAGATAGACTTGCCCTTACCGGAAATGTTCAATTTAAAGGGAAAGTGATAAAATCTAAAATTTACGAATATGCAGGAAAGAATTATTATATGATTTGTATTCAGTTGGACACTTGTAATGTTAAAAAATTCTATGTTTTTAATGAGCGGAGCGCACTTAAAATTAAAAATAATATTGCAACTATATCGGCGGGCGTTTTTGTTCCTTATTATGGTGTAGTAAATTATGTAGAAGTGAACATCAAAAACAATAAAAAAATAAAATTCTTTTACAAAACAGGAGATATTCATGAGTATGAATTGAATCTTGCAAACAATGGACTATCAGAAAATGATATGAATCTCTGTGATTAATATATAGCTGTTAATTCCCCCAGCTACCGCAAGCGTTTTGTCGCTGCCGCAAGGCTCCAGCCTTGTGCCCCGCTGATAGGTAAACCCCATGCTAAGTAATGAATATGCAAATCCCGGATGTTTGTTTCAT is drawn from Mucilaginibacter ginsenosidivorax and contains these coding sequences:
- a CDS encoding DUF6443 domain-containing protein — encoded protein: MNKIYKIFFVFLGLFLRQSLDVCYAQAPSYVSTMTGTPVAGSYYNNSNITINPTFSFTAGTGSSLSLFITAPDCVPINANPSTAQNYIITSVPRIGGITDPSGLVNRSTCDLMQTVQYFDGLGRKLQIVQVKGSPADKDFIQPVIYDQFGREAFKYLPYTLTTETSDGSYKANALTAGYGVSAFYNPANTAAAQTQLAGAISHINSPYGQTIFEPSPLNRVTEQGAPGDTWQPNLTNADLSHTDRVAYATNDNTDIANIATTFKAMLYKVNIGTDGTRTLVNAGASAYTNGQLYVTISKDANWQSGDLRAGTVQTFKDKMGHVVLKRSFNKKPDNSIEMLSTYYVYDDYGNLAFVLPPGALPDGGTISSTTLDFWCYQYRYDERGRLVEKKLPGKGKEFIVYNTLNQVVMTQDANQRGNTNQTGTNPQWSVIKYDAQGRVVVTGLYTDAGSAAGTENRTGIQAAVTNNANLWENRIAGGNGYNTSAGVYLAYPTTLNTTLGVNYYDNYTIPSLPGVFDKHAEAGMSTMTTGLPTASLVKILDGTTGNNNMLWNVSYYDDFGRNIRGFSEHFKGGLVSVNNYDEIKSTYDFTSAVLTNSRVNYINSSSNTATQSVAVNLAYDYDHLGRKLRTWQGINGNTILLNSYVYNEIGQVSEKNLHSADNGKTFVQSVDYRYNNRGWLKSINNAALNNADPLINNDTNDAFGEEVSYDDYGTTALKQYNGNISAVSWQGKKQPSGLAAQIVQGYEYSYDKLNRLTLANYTTTGLTGRYNEAITYDAMGNIKKLNRYRDNNGLTPIDQLTYLYDNGDNSNRLLSVTDISGSDEGQLNGTAGYTYDNNGNLRVDNKKQLTFTYNHLNLPYTVTPATGSAITYIYDATGRKLRKVITGGNRDYINGIEYDAAGSLVFLATEEGRARPNASGYFYEYTLKDHLGNTRVLIGQDGQVAQQTDYYAFGLEMNRGGVVVPNPDNKYKYNGKELQDELSMNLYDYGARFYDPAIARWTNTDPLAEKNKRWSGYNYAANNPVRFIDPDGMEDKPAVGADGLTDDQWIESSNPSSDPNLSSAFKEVNKEDEQKKEKTNATTSSNQSTSSNGGGIIINGIIIPIPGMTTFIVIVGHYDLSKIVIGFQTSGAATGASVFGTSGNGYIQSAMFLGGPFKGYWYDYLGIEGQIIAETAAEGSVGLGRSYFIAFNNPKSAPETDTPDGFAGAYVGGGAMVGWKPLLGDVNVTGQYSKSKDGAWTVLSFGASVAIGPSIGLLSTGSIGAEGHMGTTKLIGGTPIPTGKRSIFGIMANWALHLYMGL
- a CDS encoding DUF5977 domain-containing protein, with the translated sequence MKNYYLKINVAIILIACSGSVNLMAQTSAEANEYNKVSIASPTAGSLAKFVDIPVSLHTGIPDINIPLYTLQQGALSLPISMSYHASGLKTVEPAGWVGAGWALNAGGVITRSVRGTPDEKATVNGFQHTGFFSDHGYTSHLLETGYPLNDPNDPYPADTRPDSGYRVNYQRFVSGEFDSEPDLFFFNFGGYSGKFYFNDDRTPMLLPEQDIKIEYNYTEGSALSIQGFTLTTPDGVKYYFGATPSTTDVDPIEYTKVFTSQNGLGWDKVISSWYLNKIVSADGYNTITLNYRAANYSYYTISTNVEGSFGARGYKQVRNYVNGVELDNIMSANGQVNFIPATTARQDLSSSNTDGIEAVNTTAKALARIDVLQKNGQALLKSFNFSYDYFVDNTTTIASNFSNLTTDKTRLKLLSIQEKSSNGIANPPYKFDYFTELVPRRMSFAQDHWGFINGVTTNGDNLIATFYNTNNTQATVTGADRDPKWPAMRGGTLSKITFPTGGYNIYEYEPNQVYTTTISGTNGTRTSVQSISVGYDGGQTTKTNSVIQAIDYHQYAFDVSNGNYGGAGHLNIYNSNNALVDQVNLNNNETKELIRNYTPGNYKFEIIKENAYGGNGVQLSIYQLAGAATSVNAMVGGLRIKSITQSSGNGSPDMVTSYNYNDGQSSLSTGVLFGKPTVAQVLRNDIDKNYFQVDAVTHQTDIYAEGCPVSPGSTLQYLTSAGSVRAMNSTQGSHIGYKKVTVAQTGNGYSVSMFNTDGENDISRDDIVNRTIVTTPNTCTSDIPNYPAAPEPNSFNRGQLQYKADYSESGTLLDDASFTTVYQDNPMTTPAFVIVGNPTSSNIPSFFTWYDQKTGRKVKETVVKNIYTVNGTVTNQEDSYFDSPYHHQLTKKTTTNSAGDALETRYRYVPDYRLSNVDGLSDGLANYQAQLTPVNSTFNSSISSCSGSVGCQRSAWYDYTIGLAHKREDFNSYRIANFTGSGNTYSAQLLTAVTNVGPDLKPLIAMRTQNNYQPVETTNLKNGNVISSTLYTYDYFPTSQNQIYLSKISKTDFFIPPTSFTYTGTGTDNYSLVKDASYNEKATFNYAFGNTAQVNIQGIPSAAYQWGYNAAYPVAKVNASKVNDIFFDGFEEAGGNSTVYKTGHYSHTGGYNKTLSGLDAGNYMLTYWLNTSGNNWSIQSVPVTVTGTSYTIAIPSGQIDDVRFYPQGSQMTSYTYDPEIGMTSSTDGKGLVTYYEYDSFQRLLNIKDKDLAIVSNYNYNYAIPPVITYSSAAQSGSFTRNNCGAGYISSPVTFTVQAGAYSSTISQSDADQQALNYLNANGQAYANVNGTCMQSFAVTLNNYTNTGYKVYFSNSSTSLTFSFSDSGSSTIQVPAGTYSVDVYPTGAYVNHTITCGSQSVTAPRNVFSGVVIASGSNLSITVN